Within the Miscanthus floridulus cultivar M001 chromosome 17, ASM1932011v1, whole genome shotgun sequence genome, the region tgttccacaccctctactgcCGTCGAGTCGCTCCATTGGCGGAGAGGGCGCAACCGATGTGGAGGTACGGCAGCCCGTCAGACCCCAATCGTGCGTCGTCGGAGGAGCTACCGAATGATGAGGTCTCGAGTCACCAcgaccgggtgctgcagctgtagcccaaagagagggtcgatGGAAAGCCCAGGCCTCTCAACGCCTcagtggtgtccaaactggtacgCTCCTCTCACTTTACTCCATGTTCTTTTTCCCTTTTGCCTTCCTGCTTTTTTATTTTGAATCGCCTATTTTGTAGGGACTTGATGCTTATAGGTCCTGTCCACACCTTTCGAAGGGGCCATAGGGCATGGCCCAGCAAgctgcccagaaggaggcggtggatgccaagaagaagaagaaagctaaGGTGGCTCGGCGGAAGTATAAGGAGGAGGAGATCGCCCAGTGCATGATGGCgaggaaaataggagcgacgtcgagtccgAGCTCTAGTCGGAGGATCCCACAaaggtggatgacatggttttttCCAAGGAGGAGGAAACccaggaggtcattgtgacctcggcAGAGCATCGTGACCCTACGGCGACGTCTGCTAgtgatgagcaggaggcggaGAGGCGCGCCGAGGTTCCCGTGCTGAGGAAGCGTGCTGCGAGCGCGGACGCCGTCGGCGAACGAGAGATGAAGCGAACACGGTCACCGTGCCCCTCGGTGGCATTGCCAGTCTCATCCTCACCTACTGCGGGTGTGGCCGAGCAGGCCAGGCGGTCAGAGGAGCGGGCTTGCGCCCATGCGTCGTCGGAACCAGTGCCAGCGCATGACTCACAACGGGAGGATGCCCCGCCTGCTGCTCCGGTCGGCGCGTCCCAAGCCAAAGGTTGTGGTGACCCACtggccgggcaggagccggttgggacaACTTCGCCCCCgactgaagtgagggggcgcggctcgtagcctaggagcggtcctcgCTCTGCGGGCTCGCCGACGCCGGGTCTTGGCTTTAGAGTCGTGTCGGTTACCTCCcagtatgtttttctttgtttatttttgatcttgctgttgagccttctctctttttttggagtatgactgacctgTACTCTTTGTCAGTGGCTGGATgatgacggggttgagcatcgccccaactcccgtgcaggatgtttggaggcccaccctgcagcaTGGCACGACGAGTAGTAGGGGGAATAGGGTGGTGGCGGCGAGCTCTTCCCTTCTGGGGGTGGTGCTCCCTGGGTTGGTTGCTAGTACAGCGGCTACGGCGACGACGGTGTTGATGGCAATCCTGGTGGTGACGGCGAAGGCTTTGTCGGTGGTGTCCCTCGCgacccctcctccaccagctacgGCGGAAGAGGAGGAGACTGAGACCCCTGCCTCGCTGGGCGGAGGGCTGCATGGCTCGCCCTCGTGGTCAGAGCTGAAGGCACCGGGGGGAGACGCGGCTGGAACAGAGTCAGAACGCCCGTCAGCATCCCacgcaaccgaggtggtggagatctcaTTCGATGATGAAGTGGATGATGTGGTCGAGCTGTCGGTGTCATCACGGGAGTTGGCGGTGGTTcggtcggaggctgggccctccagtGGGCTGTCGAAGGGTGATCTGGAGTGGCCCTACCCCGATGACCCGCCAAAGGTGTGGTTTGTCCATTGagattcctaggagtgtcagctctgggacatccttggggggaaagGACTCACCATGGAGTCTGATCTCACCAAGCAatcggtgaagcttgaggacaccgaggagcgggttaagtccggCCAGTGGTTGGTCAAGGTTGACCTACAGCTCACCACAGAGGTGAGTTTCCTGTGTTGGTCCTTGATCTCttagtctcttgttggttgcctcagcatgcttttTTTGTTTTCGTAGGGTCTGAAGGAGATGTCATCCCGCAAGTCTCGTTTCCTTCGGATGGAGCATGCCcagatggccgagcttgagcatCAGCTGGAGTCCACCCACTGTGAGTCCTAGGACCGAGCGACCGAGGTGGCCGCGGTGCAGGCGAAGGAGCAGCGTGTGGTAGAGCGGGCGACTACCGtcgagcgggggcttgaggcggtgAAGGCCCACCAGACGGAGACCGAGGTGGGGCTGCGGAAGTCCCTAGCAGGCACTGAGGCAgcgctccaaaaatccctagagacccttgagtcgTAGCAGAACGCCTTGGAGTCAGCAcgaaaggccctagagtcagagcaaaAGGCCCGGTCAGAGGTAGACCAAGAAGTGCTCATGCTTCGAGGTcgggtgatggggacagaggaggtGAGTGCCTAGCTACGCGAGCAGGTGGCCCGGCAGGcagaggaattctccacccttgagaacttccacctCGGTATGTATCTTTTCTATTTTTCgtcatgttggtttcttccttcagcttgtttctgagcttgtcacccttcttgcagagctgggcggaaaggtgaagtcattggagcgggacctagagacggTCAAGGCGACTTTTGGCTAGAATgtagaggcgctggccaagtcccttgaagagcgacatactctcaagggggaacttgaccagatccgcaatgttgcccagcttgtcgtctcggaggtcttcgggtTGGTGCCAAGTACCAGTGCACCCAccatccagctggcggaggtctcaGATGAGGTTCGGGCCCTCTTCACACACGGGCTGTTctatggagcgtcgggggtgttgacttcggtggcgacgttCCATCCGAACCTGGACTTCACCACTATCTACAGCGGGTATGtcgatggcttgagcatgaaggACATCCAattgctcggggagagcttgctgccgcacgcaaggttggtggcagagcaagtctctacgcagtgggtgatggatgcccgtCATGAGGACATGGCCAGAAGCGTGCGTCAGGGGGACGTCGCCCAGCCTGTGGATGGCATGGagcctaggttggaagtggaCATCGCCCCGCCTTCAACCGAGCCAAATGTCGTTCCACCGGAGAGTGAGCAGCCCACGCCTTCGTCGGTCGCACCAACAGCAGATGCCGTCGAGCCGCCCCAATAGCTTgcaaagtataagtagtttagtagatgtaaaaagtttaagtttgtgggggagcctccgtgtaaacgttcttgtgtactcaatgacTACAATTGGTTtcgttttttgtgatggagtcactccgtttggggaagcttgtcccttttgttccttagttttaccttagcataattttggtttttattctttctttttcgtacTTGCCTGTTCGTcctgtaggctgcaaccttagaaGCTCGGGACGTGGCCTGCGAGGTTAGCTGttcataaccgtaggtagaggcagggtgcgatcggtcggaatactTTAAAGTAAAGCTACGTAAGAcaatttaaaggaacgaactacccttttgttcgggtagaaAGGAGTTTCATCATCTGATAGTAAatgaaaaagagaggtagtagtgcaccctcgtGGAGACCCTGAGTGAtccgagccaaaaagtgttctggtcggggtgctcttataggagcaaacgctaagtaaacaatggtaagactgaattttaggggaagaaacaacataactgttccaagcgttggtgagaatgtcgtcgttgttgtcctttagtcggtaggcgtcTGGTTGGATCACCTTGAccttcagtcgtccggatccttTCCTACTACGCCCCCTTTCTAGGCCGCTGcatcttcgcctttttcttccttcggccCGCCAGCCTgtcgtagaaggcgcttgaggagctcgtagtccttgtagaggtgtttgatggggtaggcgtggttggtgcacgggctctccatgagctcgtggaagtggcccggaaggtcctgctggggctgcttgcccatgtgatcagTCGTGGCAACTAACGCAGAGTTGGTCGGTCGGCGGCGATCTTTtatgttcttttttcccctctgtgtggaggggccctcgtcctgatcctggcgctttgccttgcctttgcctcagcCTCCGTTGGAGTGCTGCGGGAGCGGCGCTCGCTGGATGCGTTGGACAAAGGCCTGTGGTCCTGGGTCATCTAGGCTGGGACTTCGGTTGCTGCTGTgagcgtcttggtttggcccAAGCTGCTCATGTATAGGCGGTTAGTTCAGAGCAGTCGCCAAGTCAAGACGAGGCGGAGATGCGGCTTTCTATGCCACGCttggcggctgtagcggtgagtgggtggagcgattcgtctggtgcgtccccactcccctggtggggagagaggccgcgagtcATTGTCGCGATGTGGAGCTCTCCACCTATTGAACGGCGGCAATCTCCACTAGTGCCCAGTGGTTCCGGTGGATCGTCTGTTCCTGGGGGTCGTTCGGCTTaggaaggccacgcagaagcattgccgcagcggcgatgttctgattggcccgagcgaactatgggggatcgttccccctatccatggtgttgcgctagaCCCAACGAGCATGACCCCAGGCGTCGCTCGCCGGTTTATGCGCACAGAGCATAGTGTGGGGCACCGAGCGTGCCAGCGTAGTCGGCGGCTGGTTCAACcgctgttgtcgtagctcctcgccgtgctcccgtgTGAGCACAGGGGTCTTCGCCCGAGGGTCTGGAGGGGCATGAGTCTGCGAGGACTCTGCTTCTGCTATTGGCTGTCTCGgtgcgtccgccatagcgcactcctaggacagacggtggctaggcgctacgtcgccgatgctagagccgtcattctcaacatcgtcatccatgaggtcgaggaaacaagtgggagcatagctcgccatccccacaaattcggacatgagagggggcggcgtcgacatccttcggagcccccgggcatacGCATCCACGGGAgacacgaggccgtaggggaaccggtcgcatggcggtcgcGGCGGGGGCAACTGGGTCCCTTCGGATAATTAGCGGaaaatagagaatagtaagtaaataacagtatgtgcattactcacagcggggtttgaacagagagtttgctcggaatgaagcacaaATGCCTCGGCGTTGAAATCGTCGTGCATCccgaagccgatggagggtgcccctccgatgggtgccggaacaagtgcctcctcgcggaggtgtagtacgccgagccggttggcgatgaagtccaggttgcCAAAGAGGAAGGACTGGGACGGCTcagagacgggtggaacccacgtcccaacaggtgggagtgcaggaaactccagtgagccaaagcgagtcgtatcgcttgagcccaccatggcgaaggtggcggaaaagtgggccatccgatgaccaaaaagtgttgaacgtacaacgtcttccccacggacggcaccaactgtcggtgcagaaagtgaccaacaagtaaatatttgtagttttgccgtacgttgtgatcggaggtggcctagcactcaatgacacatggtttatactggttcaggcaacgtgccctacgtccagttcgagtcggtcggtgactttattcctgagctcaggtgctcgaagtttgcagtggggttacaaacgagaagaagaaagatgggggtacaagaggtccggtcggactccggtcggaagggccccgagtgacgggagccccgctatgagctaagtgttcaagcgtgtgcttgtggttcgaacctggcggttctgtggttgtgaactagtgaacttgatcgatccgAATGAATCTGACTGAGCTTAATGAACTTGGATGAACTGattcttttgggagagagcgcatttccttttatagatgaaggggatggccttacaagtgagagggagaaagtacgtatgtttctaagccttgttgcccacgccgacgggtacaagatgatggtaggcgcccacaacactgttggatgtcagatgcacgtgggaggttgtgttgttttcttcgggtatggcagacgtcggcgactgtcacactgttgatacctggaggtttgtaaggggttttaccatgttcgcctggtacggtaaaggacggcgcccacaacactgtcgatgcccaaaggcacgtgggggccttaccgtatgggagttaatggcgcccacaatactgtaggggaaaatgtcggcgcctacaacattgcttgggctctgttgtgccaggaaggttgcagagtactgtttctgcaggtgtacagagTATGGTCCCCAGTGTTGCAATTTGACTTGTGCGCCATGCCTTACTTTCTtcgtctgtttcctggtccttacagagcgggcgtccccggtcggttaggcctagtcggctctgatcgcgTCAGTCGGAGAAAAGCAGTGAGCATgggtttggcgcatccccggtcggagacgcgggtcggagtcggtagtagtgttttggctaggccttccggttggagaggccgtccggaggtgagctggagaccgaagcgagcgctccggtcggagaggtgggccggagacGGAAAACGGgcgccattcctcctcggccagaccttccggtcggtgactggatcACCCTTCCACCCTGTCATTTAGATACCTGGGTCGGCCCACGAGctgcgcgttgtctgcttgggccgagtctttgttgggaagccggtccgcgagggaccccgggtttacgaACCCGACACATTCATCTTATCCTCAGTTGTGTTGTTATGCATCTTTGGTCATCAATGCAACTATTTGTGCACTGTTGTGATTGACcacttatttttctttctttcccaTCATGAAGATGTATCTCCAAGGAAGAATGTCTCATCATTTCCGTGAGATGAAAGTTGGTGATTATCTGTCTGTGAAGGGACCTAAGGTATACCTGTATCACATTGTATTTGTACGTAGATTTTGCATGTTCCATGTCCGAACTAACACACTATACATGCTCAATTTGGTCCTTTCTCATGATACATATTTTGGTCTTGATTTTTGTTTTGTCTATAATACTGAGTTACTGAGTATTATTAGGCATCACACTTGTCATTCTGTGGTTGTACACAAAGATAAATAAAAATGGCCCAAATACCTTGTTACCTTCATTTTTGCTACATTGGAAAGAGGCGTTCATTTGTTTTGTGAGAGTGATAGCATTTATTTTAGCAAAGGCAACAAATGAACAAAATGGCAAAAAGATACCTAGAAGTTTTACATTTTGAATGAAGTTGAGAAGGCTAAAACAACATCTATTTTGAATCATAGGGTGTATTTTGTTAATGAAAATATAGATATGCTCAATATTGAAGTTAAATAAATGCTTCTCTAACCTAGGGCTGTTTCAAGTACCTACCTGGACAAGTGAGAGCATTTGGAATGATAGCCGGAGGATCAGGCATTACTCCAATGTTCCAAGTAATAAGACATGGTCCTAAGTTATCTATTGTGGCATAAAAGTTGAGATATTTTTTTAGTATTCAGCAGCGCTTTTTTTCTGTCTTACTATAGGTCACAGGGGCAATTCTTGAGAACCCAAAAGACAATACGAAAGTACACCTAATCTATGCAAATGTCGCATATGAGGATATTGTTCTGAAGGTATGCCTTTTATGCTGACAGACTCCATTGACTCTTTTTCGAGAACGCATCCGTTGACGCACGTTTCATTAAGAGGATAAGACTCCATCGACTCTTAGCCTGATAGCAGTTATATATCTGTATGTAGAATGGTCTGGTTCAATTGATGATGCCTATTTGGTGATACACAGTACACTGATATCATTACTCTCCATCTGTCTAGCTTATATTACGAATAGAAAACTAGTAGGGCTGGTTTCTCAGATATGGAAATAATCTGGTTTTTGCACATAATTTACGGATCATATCATGAAGAACAGAAACATGTCACAGAATACCAGGCAATTTGTAATTTGCTACTAGAATTCTATATATGCCCTCTTGCAAGAATTCCTCTATAAAACATGTGTAAGCAGCACTCTTTTGTCTAGAAATAATTATGGATTTGTTCCTCCACAGTAGAACTCGGAACTCTTGTCTACAGTTCTTGTATATAGACACCTGTTTGTTTGCTAAACTAAACCATCGCAATCGAAGGAAATTTTCTGTTTGACATGCATTTGTGCCACTGATTGGGCTATTATACAGTACAGTATCGTTTTTGTGCGCTTACATTTTGCTTGATGCAGGAAGAGCTTGACAGTATGGCCAAAAACTATCCCGATCGTTTCAAGATCTACTATGTCTTGAATCAGGTTTATTTCTATTCTATGAATTAGTAGTTTGGCCAGTCACCTGTCATTAGTGGATACCCTATGTTTCGCTCGTCTGTGTCTTACTAAATAGGCATTGTTTCCGTGCAGCCTCCTGAAGTCTGGGACGGTGGTGTCGGGTTCGTGTCAAAGGAAATGATCCAGACTCATTGCCCAGCGCCTGCTGCTGACATCCAGGTAAGGTTTCCAGTTACTGAAAGCACTTGCTGGAACTTGGAAGCCATCAGTTTTGCTCGGTGAAGTCAGACACTAGGGGGGTTTCCGTTTTCAGGTATTGCGATGTGGCCCTCCTCCCATGAACAAAGCCATGGCTGCGCACCTGGACGATCTCGGCTACACGAAGGAGATGCAGTTCCAGTTCTGAGCATTCTCTCTACCAATACCAAAATAAACGGCGATGGAACAAGTTTCGTTGCCTCTTTGAGTAGACGAAGCCTGATCCTGTCGTCAAATAGCTCCAAACAGACGAAGTTTGCCGTTCAGAGCATCGTACCTGGATGAAAGGAGTACCGAGTACCTAACCTAATTTGTATTGGTGTCGGGACATTGTACCACGCCATTTTTCGTGTCGTCGCAATCGCTACTCCAGTGaagacatgttttttttttttggcatcgCCATTTTTGCCTCGTATCTGCAATGTTACCAGTGGTTACAGTGCACCCTCTCCCAACACAATCGTTTGTCACTCCGAGCCGGCACACCGGTGCCAACTTGTATCATTCTGACGTCATACAAATACAAAAACTGTGCATGTGCAGATGTGCTATCTCTGTTCTTGCAGAGCAATGGACGCGTGCGCATACATACGGCCATACGGGTAGGCCTGGTAGCAAACAGGTGAGCAGGTGGTTGTGTTGGTTGCAGCTCCTGCCCTATGAGGCCGAAACACGAACAGCACAGCGATGTCAAGCCGCTCGTTTACACGCCAGGTGCAGGCCAGTGACACCAAGGCGTTCGTCGTCTTCTTCTGAGCTCCTGCTACAATGGTTCATGGCGTGTCCGTACATGTACGTGCGATTGCTTCGTGCTCAGGGGACAGCAGACAGGAGAGCGCGTGCGTTCTGCCTGCAAGGGCAGGGATGTGAACAACTGACAAAGACGATCGAACACACGGTCCGATAAGGACATGGGAAGTCGTCAAATCGAAAAGTAGGGACTCTTTAGCTgacgaaaaatttggcaaaatgacactgcagcagttttcgttgttatttgacaattagcgttcaatcataatctaattaagcttaaaagattcatctcgtggatttcgtctaaactgtgtaattagttttattttttatttatatttaatacttcatgcatgcgtccaaagattcgatgtgacgaaaaatcttaaaaaatttagcATTTTAGGAGGGAACTGAACGGTACCGTAGTAACTAAAAAAAATCtatgttttttttcaaaaaaaaactatGTTTTGCTTTTGTCGCAAGAGGGCTCCTGGGCCTGTGGGCCATGGCAAATTCCTTTGGTCGTGTGTTTTCGTTGGGAGGGGCACTGATTACCGAGCCTGGGCCATGTATAATAGTAGCTTAGCGGTTAAGCTTTCACTGATGTACTGGGAACCCATAATATTACCACCAAACGCACTCGAGTGAGTGTGCAATTTAGTGTAGGGACCAGAATTTTAAAGTTATATAAGGTGAAAAGGACGCATCGGTATGTTTTATTATGATTTTTTACTTAGCCTACAATTTGCTTCcaaaaggtaaaaaaaaatataataaaacatGTAATAGCTTCCAAAATGTCATTTTCCTtaagatttttctttttttgacaTCACTATGTAATAAGCTTCCAAAAGGTCTAATTTTCCCTACAAAGTTGTAATAACGGCTTCCAAAGGTT harbors:
- the LOC136518726 gene encoding NADH--cytochrome b5 reductase 1-like produces the protein MVAVAVTIAAGAAYLFLCSRKPRGRLDPENFKEFKFVEKRQLSHNVAKFKFALPTPTSALGLPIRQHISCRGQDAAGEEVIKPYTPTTLDSDLGSFELVIKMYLQGRMSHHFREMKVGDYLSVKGPKGCFKYLPGQVRAFGMIAGGSGITPMFQVTGAILENPKDNTKVHLIYANVAYEDIVLKEELDSMAKNYPDRFKIYYVLNQPPEVWDGGVGFVSKEMIQTHCPAPAADIQVLRCGPPPMNKAMAAHLDDLGYTKEMQFQF